One window of Cryobacterium arcticum genomic DNA carries:
- a CDS encoding PLDc N-terminal domain-containing protein, whose product MSFWSSFWDFIGFFFWTFVFVSYLFALFAVIIDVFRDRELNGWLKALWLIFLVFVPILTVLVYVIARGRGMAERQAKAGMQERASTDDYIRSVAGSNPAQDIAQAKNLLDSGAITQGEYAVLKDRALGNTQARSDVV is encoded by the coding sequence ATGAGTTTCTGGTCTAGTTTCTGGGATTTCATCGGATTCTTCTTTTGGACATTCGTGTTCGTGTCCTACCTGTTCGCACTCTTCGCCGTGATCATCGACGTGTTCCGGGATCGGGAGCTCAACGGCTGGCTCAAGGCGCTGTGGCTGATCTTCCTGGTCTTCGTGCCGATCCTCACGGTGCTCGTCTACGTGATCGCGCGCGGCCGCGGCATGGCCGAACGCCAGGCCAAGGCCGGAATGCAGGAGCGGGCGAGCACCGACGACTACATCCGGTCGGTGGCCGGCAGCAACCCGGCCCAAGACATCGCGCAAGCCAAGAACCTCTTGGACAGCGGTGCCATCACACAGGGTGAATACGCGGTACTGAAGGATCGCGCACTGGGTAACACCCAGGCACGTTCAGACGTCGTCTGA
- a CDS encoding putative bifunctional diguanylate cyclase/phosphodiesterase: protein MARSGIPRPGGNGRGLGERWPIWLVFVVVVAYTIGLLLHGDGPNPLVDIWLGELTQWAPVAVFWVATVRTGFARGDVLFATLAVTLNAAADTYYVTAMDAGGELPFPSLADVGYLLFYPLMLAALVALVRSQMRGLAWSVLLDSAVGAIGSAAILTALLGPVLSSAVDESEVLATVVAVAYPVFDLLLVAAVAGIAAAPGLTIGRRWTFLVGGLLVFAAADIVYALLEVDGLYLVGLPLDAAWALGLALMAVWVNAAGRPNSRPALGGTRTPALFVPAVAVASGLGVLVLGTQVAQPVLAVILAGLTVALAAIPLVFRQRMLRRQARTDDLTGLPNRRALYADAPALLVVSRTAARQRHSALMLLDLDRFKEVNDSLGHDVGDRLLVQVSARLAAALPPNARLARLGGDEFAILLADAGEAGATAVAVGLRDALARTFALDGLSVQTSVSIGIALFPEQGHDLSDLMRRADMAMYRAKANRLGHHVYSSEDDSHGDTRLRTLQELRTALSEDQLVVYYQPKVEMRSNAVIGVEALVRWQHPTRGLLLPEEFLDLVEESGLMHSLTRIVLTKALDQAAIWQEHGRTLPIAVNISASSLVDVDLPNEIAAMVAARALPPSSLMLEITEDFLMSDRDRARDVLFRLREAGIQISVDDFGTGYSSLSYLRDLPIDELKLDRSFVLPMADDARAASLVASTIELAHSLGLRMVAEGVESGVAYDELARYGCDLAQGFFMSQPVPAPELENWLAARPALQPSDDV, encoded by the coding sequence ATGGCCCGGTCGGGCATCCCCCGGCCGGGCGGGAACGGTCGCGGACTCGGTGAGCGGTGGCCGATCTGGCTCGTGTTCGTCGTCGTCGTGGCGTACACGATCGGGTTGTTGCTGCACGGCGACGGCCCGAACCCGCTCGTCGACATCTGGCTGGGCGAACTCACCCAGTGGGCCCCCGTCGCGGTGTTCTGGGTCGCCACGGTGCGCACCGGCTTCGCCAGGGGCGACGTGCTCTTCGCCACCCTCGCGGTGACGCTCAACGCCGCCGCCGACACCTACTACGTCACGGCGATGGATGCCGGCGGCGAACTGCCGTTCCCGTCCCTGGCCGACGTCGGCTACCTCCTCTTCTATCCGCTGATGCTCGCCGCCCTGGTGGCGCTCGTGCGCAGCCAGATGCGCGGACTGGCCTGGTCGGTGCTGCTGGACAGCGCGGTCGGCGCCATCGGTTCCGCCGCCATCCTCACGGCCCTGCTCGGACCGGTGCTCTCCTCGGCCGTCGACGAGTCGGAGGTTCTGGCTACCGTGGTCGCGGTGGCGTATCCGGTGTTCGACCTGCTCCTCGTTGCCGCCGTCGCCGGCATCGCCGCCGCTCCGGGGCTCACCATCGGGCGGCGCTGGACCTTCCTCGTCGGTGGTCTCCTGGTGTTCGCCGCGGCCGACATCGTCTACGCGCTCCTGGAGGTGGACGGCCTCTACCTCGTTGGTCTTCCCCTCGACGCGGCCTGGGCGCTGGGACTGGCCCTCATGGCCGTGTGGGTCAACGCGGCGGGCAGGCCGAACAGCCGGCCGGCGCTCGGCGGCACGCGAACACCGGCGCTTTTCGTGCCGGCCGTCGCCGTCGCCTCGGGCCTGGGTGTGCTCGTGCTCGGCACCCAGGTGGCGCAGCCCGTCCTCGCCGTCATCCTGGCGGGCCTCACCGTGGCCCTCGCCGCGATCCCGCTGGTGTTCCGGCAGCGGATGCTGCGTCGGCAGGCCCGCACAGACGACCTGACCGGCCTGCCCAATCGGCGGGCCCTCTACGCGGATGCGCCCGCGCTGCTCGTCGTCAGCCGCACCGCGGCCCGGCAACGGCACAGCGCCCTGATGCTGCTCGACCTCGACAGATTCAAGGAGGTCAACGACAGTCTCGGCCACGACGTGGGCGACCGGCTGCTCGTGCAGGTGAGCGCCCGGCTGGCGGCGGCGCTGCCGCCGAACGCCCGGCTGGCCCGCCTCGGCGGCGACGAATTCGCCATCCTGCTCGCCGACGCCGGCGAGGCCGGGGCCACCGCTGTCGCAGTGGGTCTGCGCGATGCCCTCGCCCGCACCTTCGCCCTCGACGGCCTGTCGGTGCAGACCAGCGTGAGCATCGGCATCGCGCTGTTCCCCGAGCAGGGGCACGACCTCAGCGACCTGATGCGTCGCGCGGACATGGCGATGTACCGGGCCAAGGCCAACCGGCTGGGCCATCACGTCTACAGCTCGGAGGACGACAGCCACGGTGACACGCGGTTGCGCACCCTGCAGGAGCTGCGCACGGCCCTGAGCGAGGACCAGCTGGTGGTGTACTACCAGCCCAAGGTGGAGATGCGGAGCAACGCCGTGATCGGCGTGGAGGCGCTCGTGCGCTGGCAGCACCCGACCCGGGGGCTGCTGCTGCCCGAGGAGTTCCTCGACCTCGTCGAGGAGTCGGGGCTGATGCATTCCCTCACCCGGATCGTGCTCACCAAGGCGCTCGACCAGGCTGCGATCTGGCAGGAGCATGGCCGCACGCTGCCCATCGCCGTCAACATATCGGCCAGTTCGCTCGTCGACGTGGACCTGCCGAATGAGATCGCGGCCATGGTCGCCGCCCGGGCGCTGCCACCCTCATCACTGATGCTCGAGATCACCGAGGACTTCCTGATGAGCGACCGTGACCGGGCCAGGGACGTGCTGTTCCGGCTGCGCGAGGCGGGCATCCAGATCTCTGTGGACGACTTCGGCACCGGTTACAGCTCGTTGTCCTACCTGCGCGACCTGCCCATCGACGAGCTCAAACTCGACAGGTCCTTCGTGCTTCCCATGGCCGACGACGCGCGCGCCGCCTCCCTCGTGGCGTCCACCATCGAACTGGCCCACAGCCTGGGCCTGCGCATGGTGGCCGAGGGCGTCGAGAGCGGTGTGGCCTACGACGAACTGGCCCGGTACGGCTGCGACCTTGCGCAGGGGTTCTTCATGTCGCAGCCGGTCCCGGCACCTGAACTCGAGAACTGGTTGGCGGCCCGACCCGCCCTCCAGCCGTCAGACGACGTCTGA
- a CDS encoding sensor domain-containing diguanylate cyclase produces MIAVATVGHRTAEERLAWIERQYWIDKDVALTAAQEWLADLADIGVHGVLGRRLEVQIASILTRRGDPRQGAVEMQRMLDWAERHGELALQSRCHEVLGSIFELVGDRALSLEHAVATNSLLDDSEVPLMRAAARLTLADALGSAGSFDEARRRYNEALRLVIDDPETSIRYQILNNLAYTEYLAGNHDEAMTAVESLIALSQLNNRPIGMYARDTIARVYLVAGRLDEAAATLETALEAKPVDYHPDSIAAALVTLAETYRTQGRFDEAQDVIDRCLALSEAHGLARWTTEVTREQAETYAAREDFQAAFESYRSYHTQSIALSASENEAKGRILEAMFQTAESRQESERYREMAERDPLTDLHNRRFVDEHLTMLLMLHREGGSPVAIAMLDVDHFKRINDTLSHEVGDEVLRALGRILTDALAPVPGAVAARLGGEEFLLIVPALVEDQVIELSERVRMAVGSHDWSPISAGLHVTVSLGVALAPADGDTSTALLRAADVRMYLAKRDGRNRVVHADA; encoded by the coding sequence GTGATCGCAGTGGCGACGGTGGGGCACCGCACGGCGGAGGAGCGGTTGGCGTGGATCGAGCGCCAGTATTGGATCGACAAGGATGTCGCGCTCACGGCCGCCCAGGAGTGGCTTGCCGACCTGGCCGACATCGGCGTGCACGGAGTGCTGGGCCGTCGTCTCGAGGTGCAGATCGCCTCGATCCTCACCCGCCGCGGCGACCCGCGCCAGGGCGCCGTCGAGATGCAGCGCATGCTCGACTGGGCGGAGCGGCACGGCGAGCTGGCCCTGCAGTCCCGCTGCCACGAGGTGCTGGGGTCCATCTTCGAGCTCGTCGGCGACCGGGCCCTCTCCCTCGAGCACGCCGTGGCGACCAACAGCCTGCTCGATGACTCCGAGGTGCCGCTGATGCGAGCGGCGGCGCGGCTGACCCTGGCGGATGCCCTCGGCTCGGCGGGTTCGTTCGACGAGGCGCGGAGGCGCTACAACGAGGCGCTCCGGCTGGTCATCGACGACCCTGAGACCAGCATCCGCTATCAAATTCTCAACAACCTGGCCTACACCGAGTACCTCGCGGGCAACCACGACGAGGCCATGACCGCCGTGGAAAGCCTGATCGCGCTGTCGCAACTCAACAACCGCCCGATCGGCATGTACGCCCGTGACACCATCGCCAGGGTCTACCTGGTGGCCGGTCGGCTCGACGAGGCTGCGGCCACCCTCGAGACCGCCCTTGAGGCCAAGCCGGTGGACTACCACCCGGACAGCATCGCGGCGGCGCTGGTCACCCTGGCCGAGACGTATCGCACCCAGGGGCGCTTCGACGAGGCCCAGGACGTCATCGACCGGTGTCTGGCGCTGAGCGAGGCACACGGCCTGGCGCGCTGGACCACCGAGGTCACCCGGGAGCAGGCCGAGACGTACGCGGCCAGAGAAGACTTCCAGGCGGCATTCGAGTCGTACCGGAGCTACCACACCCAGTCCATCGCGCTCAGCGCCAGCGAGAACGAGGCCAAGGGGCGCATCCTCGAGGCCATGTTCCAGACCGCGGAGTCCCGTCAGGAGAGCGAACGTTACCGCGAGATGGCCGAGCGCGACCCGCTCACCGACCTGCACAATCGCCGATTCGTCGACGAGCACCTCACCATGCTGCTCATGCTGCACCGGGAGGGCGGCAGCCCGGTGGCCATCGCCATGCTCGACGTGGACCACTTCAAGCGCATCAACGACACCCTGTCGCACGAGGTGGGCGACGAGGTGCTCCGGGCGCTCGGCCGTATTCTCACGGATGCGCTCGCACCGGTCCCCGGGGCTGTCGCCGCACGGCTGGGCGGCGAGGAATTCCTGCTCATCGTCCCCGCACTGGTGGAGGACCAGGTCATCGAGCTGTCCGAGCGGGTACGGATGGCCGTGGGCTCACACGACTGGTCACCGATCTCCGCCGGACTGCACGTCACCGTAAGCCTGGGCGTGGCGCTGGCGCCCGCCGACGGCGACACCAGCACCGCGCTGTTGCGGGCCGCCGACGTGCGCATGTACCTCGCCAAACGCGACGGCCGCAACCGCGTCGTGCACGCCGACGCCTGA